From the Salarias fasciatus chromosome 16, fSalaFa1.1, whole genome shotgun sequence genome, one window contains:
- the LOC115402843 gene encoding dehydrogenase/reductase SDR family member on chromosome X isoform X2 produces the protein MPRQDGKVVIVTGGSRGIGYEVARHMATLGAHVIIGGREEQEGLAAVRKICEQYKEAKVEFQKLDLASLQSVRDFAQSFKDRDLPLNILVNNAGVMLVAEGRTAEGFEQHLGVNYLGHFLLTWLLLDKLKDSGKRGSVSRVINVSSSAHRIGEIRLNDLNSCEWYSPHAAYCQSKLAQLLFSAHLHQEMQRGGFPVSSCAVDPGMVDTALYCHLWTPLRLAQSLIARLLFRTPAEGAATVLSAALLPAPEGDSGGGYWADGHREWTTPLTFDPQLQLSLWEVSLQLLGVQ, from the exons ATGCCCAGACAAGATGGCAAGGTTGTTATAGTGACCGGAGGAAGCAGGGGAATCGGCTATGAGGTCGCCCGCCACATGGCCACCCTCGGGGCGCATGTTATCATCG GtgggagggaggagcaggagggccTTGCCGCCGTCAGAAAGATCTGTGAACAGTACAAAGAGGCCAAAG TGGAATTCCAAAAACTGGACCTCGCGAGTCTGCAGTCGGTCCGCGACTTTGCCCAGAGCTTCAAGGATCGGGACCTGCCGCTAAATATCCTGGTTAATAATG CTGGTGTGATGTTAGTGGCCGAAGGCCGCACCGCTGAGGGGTTCGAGCAACATTTGGGCGTGAACTACCTGGGACACTTTCTGCTGACCTGGCTGCTCCTGGACAAACTGAAGGATTCTGGGAAACGCGGTTCTGTCTCCCGAGTGATCAACGTGTCGTCGTCAGCCCATCGCATCGGGGAGATCAGACTGAATGACTTGAATAGCTG CGAGTGGTATTCTCCTCATGCTGCGTATTGTCAGAGTAAGCTGGCCCAGCTGTTGTTCAGCGCCCACCTCCACCAGGAGATGCAGCGCGGAGGTTTCCCCGTGAGCTCCTGCGCCGTGGATCCCGGCATGGTGGACACCGCTCTCTACTGCCACCTGTGGACGCCCCTCCGCCTGGCGCAAAGCCTCATCGCTCGCCTTCTCTTCAGG ACTCCTGCAGAGGGTGCTGCCACTGTGCTGTCGGCCGCTTTGCTACCGGCCCCGGAGGGGGACAGCGGAGGAGGCTACTGGGCCGACGGCCACAGAGAGTGGACCACACCGCTGACTTTTGAcccccagctgcagctgagcctGTGGGAGgtcagcctccagctgctgggcGTGCAGTAG
- the LOC115402843 gene encoding dehydrogenase/reductase SDR family member on chromosome X isoform X1 — protein MWSVFRSHVLPFIRLYLLGLRVLLAQLLGGTLKLPVMPRQDGKVVIVTGGSRGIGYEVARHMATLGAHVIIGGREEQEGLAAVRKICEQYKEAKVEFQKLDLASLQSVRDFAQSFKDRDLPLNILVNNAGVMLVAEGRTAEGFEQHLGVNYLGHFLLTWLLLDKLKDSGKRGSVSRVINVSSSAHRIGEIRLNDLNSCEWYSPHAAYCQSKLAQLLFSAHLHQEMQRGGFPVSSCAVDPGMVDTALYCHLWTPLRLAQSLIARLLFRTPAEGAATVLSAALLPAPEGDSGGGYWADGHREWTTPLTFDPQLQLSLWEVSLQLLGVQ, from the exons ATGTGGTCCGTGTTTCGGTCCCACGTCCTGCCGTTTATCAGACTCTACCTGCTGGGTCTGAGGGTCCTGCTGGCTCAGCTGTTAGGCGGGACTTTAAAGTTACCAG TGATGCCCAGACAAGATGGCAAGGTTGTTATAGTGACCGGAGGAAGCAGGGGAATCGGCTATGAGGTCGCCCGCCACATGGCCACCCTCGGGGCGCATGTTATCATCG GtgggagggaggagcaggagggccTTGCCGCCGTCAGAAAGATCTGTGAACAGTACAAAGAGGCCAAAG TGGAATTCCAAAAACTGGACCTCGCGAGTCTGCAGTCGGTCCGCGACTTTGCCCAGAGCTTCAAGGATCGGGACCTGCCGCTAAATATCCTGGTTAATAATG CTGGTGTGATGTTAGTGGCCGAAGGCCGCACCGCTGAGGGGTTCGAGCAACATTTGGGCGTGAACTACCTGGGACACTTTCTGCTGACCTGGCTGCTCCTGGACAAACTGAAGGATTCTGGGAAACGCGGTTCTGTCTCCCGAGTGATCAACGTGTCGTCGTCAGCCCATCGCATCGGGGAGATCAGACTGAATGACTTGAATAGCTG CGAGTGGTATTCTCCTCATGCTGCGTATTGTCAGAGTAAGCTGGCCCAGCTGTTGTTCAGCGCCCACCTCCACCAGGAGATGCAGCGCGGAGGTTTCCCCGTGAGCTCCTGCGCCGTGGATCCCGGCATGGTGGACACCGCTCTCTACTGCCACCTGTGGACGCCCCTCCGCCTGGCGCAAAGCCTCATCGCTCGCCTTCTCTTCAGG ACTCCTGCAGAGGGTGCTGCCACTGTGCTGTCGGCCGCTTTGCTACCGGCCCCGGAGGGGGACAGCGGAGGAGGCTACTGGGCCGACGGCCACAGAGAGTGGACCACACCGCTGACTTTTGAcccccagctgcagctgagcctGTGGGAGgtcagcctccagctgctgggcGTGCAGTAG